In Brassica rapa cultivar Chiifu-401-42 chromosome A06, CAAS_Brap_v3.01, whole genome shotgun sequence, a single window of DNA contains:
- the LOC103828102 gene encoding expansin-like A2: protein MGSCFLVLVVLLFSSSVNACDRCLHRSKAAYFSSASALSSGACSYGSMATGFFAGHIAAAVPSIYKDGAGCGACFQVRCTNPSLCSTKGTTVMVTDLNRSNQTDLLLSSRAFRAMAKPVLGADRDLLRQGIVDVQYQRVPCDYGNKKMMNVRVEESSKKPNYLAIKLLYQGGQTEVVAIDIAQVGSSHWSYMTRSHGAVWVTDKVPTGPLQFRFVVTAGFDGKMLWSPRVLPANWEAGKIYDAGVQITDIAQEGCDPCDDHIWS, encoded by the exons atgggAAGCTGCTTTCTAGTCTTGGTCGTTCTACTCTTCTCCTCCTCCGTTAACGCCTGCGACCGATGCCTTCACCGCTCTAAGGCTGCTTATTTCTCCTCTGCCTCTGCTCTCTCCT CCGGAGCTTGCTCCTATGGTTCAATGGCTACGGGTTTCTTCGCCGGTCACATAGCCGCTGCCGTGCCTTCCATCTACAAAGACGGCGCCGGCTGCGGAGCTTGCTTCCAGGTCAGATGCACCAACCCTTCTCTTTGCAGCACCAAAGGAACCACGGTGATGGTCACCGACCTGAACAGGAGCAACCAAACCGATCTCCTCCTAAGCAGCAGAGCCTTCAGGGCCATGGCTAAGCCGGTTCTTGGCGCCGACAGAGATCTTCTTAGACAGGGCATTGTCGACGTTCAATACCAGAG AGTCCCTTGCGATTACGGAaacaagaagatgatgaatgtgagagttgaaGAATCAAGCAAGAAGCCAAACTACTTGGCAATAAAGCTCTTGTACCAAGGAGGCCAAACCGAAGTCGTAGCCATCGACATTGCTCAGGTTGGTTCCTCCCACTGGAGTTACATGACCAGAAGCCACGGTGCCGTCTGGGTCACTGACAAAGTACCAACCGGACCTCTTCAGTTCAGGTTCGTGGTGACTGCTGGCTTTGACGGCAAAATGCTCTGGTCTCCCAGAGTTCTTCCGGCCAACTGGGAAGCCGGCAAGATCTACGACGCCGGCGTTCAGATCACCGACATTGCTCAGGAAGGTTGTGATCCATGCGACGATCACATCTGGAGCTGA
- the LOC103828101 gene encoding protein ROOT HAIR SPECIFIC 17 has product MASLNMKMKKRDNYGAEPDKKKLAMAGIRHQLLLLLRRRHRLFPLVSAFSGCLLLLLLFSFSFPPVIHHSPLGRKNQVAVESKLLVPENGGRSDRHLWSSKLSNSYYGCSNASGTFQVLDKTSQTDRYLLIATSGGLNQQRTGIIDAVVAAYILNATLVIPKLDQNSYWKDISNFEEIFDVDWFISHLSKDVKIIKELPNGEESRLIGLQSIRVPRKCTPSCYLQRVLPLLKKKHVVQLSKFDYRLANHLDTELQKLRCRVNYHAVRYTETINKMGQILVDRMRTKAKHFVALHLRFEPDMLAFSGCYYGGGQKERLELGVMRRRWKTLHAANPDKVREHGRCPLTPEEIGLMLRGLGFGREVHLYVASGEVYGGDATLAPLRALFPNLHTKETLTSKKELAPFARFSSRMAALDFIVCDESDAFVTNNNGNMARILAGRRRYMGHKVTIRPNAKKLHKIFTNRHNMTWDEFSTKVRKYQTGFMGEPDEMKAGEGEFHENPTSCICRKKKANEELKEDEHDSWPWEYSDIGNVPMATRSGLDHQSEVDHEN; this is encoded by the exons ATGGCGTCTTtaaatatgaagatgaagaaaaggGATAATTATGGCGCCGAACCTGACAAGAAAAAGCTGGCCATGGCCGGAATCCGACACCAGTTGCTGCTACTCCTTCGCCGCCGTCACCGTCTATTTCCTCTGGTCTCTGCCTTCTCCGGctgtctcctcctcctcctcctcttctcatTTTCCTTCCCTCCTGTGATCCATCACTCACCACTAGGC AGGAAGAATCAAGTTGCCGTAGAATCCAAGCTTCTTGTACCC GAAAATGGCGGAAGATCGGATCGCCACTTATGGAGCTCGAAATTATCCAACTCCTACTATGGCTGCAGCAATGCCAGTGGCACCTTTCAAG TCTTGGATAAGACGAGCCAAACAGATCGATATTTACTGATCGCTACAAGCGGAGGGTTAAACCAACAGCGAACAGGG aTAATAGACGCTGTGGTTGCGGCTTACATCCTAAATGCCACTCTTGTGATCCCTAAACTGGACCAAAACTCATACTGGAAGGACATCAG CAACTTTGAAGAAATATTTGACGTTGATTGGTTCATTTCGCATCTCTCCAAAGATGTCAAGATCATCAAGGAGCTTCCTAATGGAGAGGAGTCAAGACTCATTGGCCTACAGTCCATTCGTGTTCCCAGGAAGTGCACACCCTCTTGCTACCTGCAGCGTGTTTTGCCCCTTCTTAAGAAGAAGCAT GTTGTACAACTCTCTAAATTCGACTACAGGCTGGCTAACCACCTGGATACAGAGCTACAGAAGCTGAGGTGTAGAGTGAACTACCATGCGGTTAGATATACGGAGACTATCAACAAGATGGGTCAAATTCTGGTTGACCGGATGAGAACCAAAGCCAAACACTTTGTTGCCCTTCATCTCAG GTTCGAACCTGATATGTTGGCCTTCTCCGGATGCTATTACGGGGGAGGTCAGAAAGAGAGACTTGAACTGGGAGTTATGAGAAGAAGGTGGAAAACATTACAC GCGGCAAACCCTGACAAAGTACGGGAGCACGGGAGATGTCCCCTGACTCCAGAGGAGATCGGTCTGATGCTCAGGGGCTTAGGTTTTGGAAGAGAAGTTCACTTGTACGTTGCATCAGGTGAGGTATATGGAGGGGATGCTACACTAGCACCATTGAGAGCTCTGTTTCCAAATCTCCATACAAAAGAGACATTGACCTCCAAGAAAGAGCTAGCTCCTTTTGCGCGCTTCTCATCACGCATGGCAGCTCTTGACTTCATCGTCTGTGATGAGAGCGACGCATTTGTCACCAACAACAACGGCAACATGGCTAGAATCTTAGCTGGAAGAAG GAGATACATGGGACACAAAGTGACCATCCGTCCAAACGCCAAGAAACTCCACAAAATCTTCACAAACAGACACAACATGACATGGGATGAATTCTCAACCAAGGTCCGGAAGTACCAAACCGGGTTCATGGGGGAGCCAGATGAAATGAAAGCAGGAGAGGGAGAGTTCCATGAGAACCCGACCTCCTGCATTTGTCGAAAGAAGAAGGCCAATGAAGAACTGAAAGAGGACGAGCATGACTCATGGCCATGGGAGTACTCGGACATTGGCAATGTCCCCATGGCCACTAGAAGCGGTTTGGATCATCAATCAGAAGTTGACCATGAGAACTAA